In Quadrisphaera sp. RL12-1S, the following proteins share a genomic window:
- the rpsP gene encoding 30S ribosomal protein S16: protein MAVKIRLKRLGKIRAPYYRIVVADSRTKRDGRAIEEIGKYHPTEEPSLIEVDRERAQYWLGVGAQPTPQVEAILKITGDWQTFKGLPGTEGTLKTKAPKAPAAGAEDFSADKREKPKKADKPAADEKAETPVQPAEVANAEQPNGTDEPAEAGSSGTSA, encoded by the coding sequence GTGGCTGTCAAGATCCGCCTCAAGCGCCTGGGCAAGATCCGCGCCCCGTACTACCGCATCGTCGTCGCCGACTCGCGCACCAAGCGCGACGGTCGTGCGATCGAGGAGATCGGCAAGTACCACCCGACCGAGGAGCCCTCGCTCATCGAGGTCGACCGCGAGCGCGCGCAGTACTGGCTCGGCGTCGGCGCCCAGCCGACCCCCCAGGTCGAGGCCATCCTCAAGATCACCGGTGACTGGCAGACCTTCAAGGGCCTCCCGGGCACCGAGGGCACGCTGAAGACCAAGGCCCCGAAGGCCCCCGCGGCCGGCGCCGAGGACTTCTCCGCCGACAAGCGCGAGAAGCCGAAGAAGGCCGACAAGCCCGCCGCTGACGAGAAGGCGGAGACCCCGGTCCAGCCCGCCGAGGTCGCCAACGCCGAGCAGCCGAACGGCACCGACGAGCCGGCCGAGGCCGGTTCCTCGGGCACCTCGGCCTGA
- a CDS encoding RNA-binding protein, whose protein sequence is MLADALDHLVRGIVDNPDDVRVTTRRLRSGEVLEVRVHPEDLGRVIGRSGRTAKALRTVVSALAGDDDVRVDVVDVDRPRRRPS, encoded by the coding sequence GTGCTCGCTGACGCGCTCGACCACCTGGTCCGCGGCATCGTCGACAACCCCGACGACGTCCGGGTCACCACCCGCCGCCTGCGGTCCGGCGAGGTCCTCGAGGTGCGCGTGCACCCCGAGGACCTCGGCCGGGTCATCGGGCGGTCGGGTCGCACGGCCAAGGCGCTGCGCACGGTCGTGAGCGCCCTGGCCGGTGACGACGACGTGCGCGTGGACGTCGTCGACGTCGACCGCCCGCGTCGTCGTCCCTCCTGA
- the rimM gene encoding ribosome maturation factor RimM (Essential for efficient processing of 16S rRNA) has protein sequence MEVVVARIGRPHGVRGQVSVEVRTDSPGERFAGGAVFSTDPAAAGPLVLESARDHNGVTLLSFQGVADRNAAEGLRGVLLLADVPASADDEPDAWSVPALVGLRAERTDGRTAGEVVGVEHGPAQDLLVVRQPSGSLARVPFVAALVPVVDVEGGRVVLDPPGGLLEGDGAPEDAR, from the coding sequence GTGGAGGTCGTCGTCGCCCGCATCGGGCGCCCCCACGGGGTGCGCGGTCAGGTGAGCGTCGAGGTCCGCACCGACTCCCCCGGCGAGCGCTTCGCCGGGGGAGCGGTGTTCTCCACCGACCCCGCCGCCGCGGGGCCGCTGGTGCTGGAGTCCGCACGCGACCACAACGGCGTCACCCTGCTCTCGTTCCAGGGCGTGGCGGACCGCAACGCCGCGGAGGGCCTGCGCGGCGTGCTGCTGCTGGCCGACGTGCCCGCCAGCGCCGACGACGAGCCCGACGCGTGGTCGGTGCCCGCGCTCGTGGGGCTGCGCGCCGAGCGCACCGACGGGCGCACCGCCGGCGAGGTGGTCGGCGTGGAGCACGGACCGGCCCAGGACCTGCTCGTGGTGCGGCAGCCCTCGGGGTCGCTGGCGCGGGTGCCCTTCGTCGCAGCCCTCGTGCCCGTCGTCGACGTCGAGGGCGGCCGGGTGGTCCTGGACCCGCCCGGCGGCCTGCTCGAGGGCGACGGCGCCCCGGAGGACGCCCGGTGA
- the trmD gene encoding tRNA (guanosine(37)-N1)-methyltransferase TrmD: MRIDVVSIFPEYLSPLELSLIGKARTTGLLDLHVHDLRTWTTDRHRTVDDAPLGGGAGMVMRPEPWAAALADVREAGRRTLEEPDAVPHLLVPSPAGVPFTQAMAHELADEAWLAFACGRYEGIDERVLDVAAEQGPVTPVSLGDYVLNGGEVAVLAVVEAVARLLPGVLGNPESVVEESHAPATGGLLEAPVYTRPATWEGRSAPDVLLSGHHAKVAAWRREQSLRRTAARRPDLLERLDAAQLTRADRAVLADLGWESGDDGVRRTS, from the coding sequence GTGAGGATCGACGTCGTCTCGATCTTCCCCGAGTACCTGTCGCCCCTGGAGCTGTCGCTCATCGGCAAGGCCCGTACGACGGGTCTGCTCGACCTGCACGTCCACGACCTGCGCACCTGGACCACCGACCGCCACCGCACCGTCGACGACGCCCCGCTCGGCGGGGGCGCGGGCATGGTCATGCGCCCCGAGCCCTGGGCCGCGGCGCTGGCCGACGTCCGCGAGGCGGGCCGGCGCACGCTGGAGGAGCCCGACGCGGTCCCGCACCTGCTGGTGCCCAGCCCCGCGGGCGTCCCCTTCACCCAGGCGATGGCCCACGAGCTGGCCGACGAGGCCTGGCTGGCGTTCGCGTGCGGGCGCTACGAGGGCATCGACGAGCGCGTGCTCGACGTGGCCGCCGAGCAGGGGCCCGTGACGCCCGTCAGCCTCGGCGACTACGTCCTCAACGGCGGTGAGGTGGCCGTCCTCGCCGTCGTCGAGGCCGTGGCGCGCCTGCTGCCGGGCGTGCTGGGCAACCCGGAGAGCGTGGTGGAGGAGTCCCACGCTCCCGCCACCGGCGGACTGCTGGAGGCCCCGGTCTACACCCGACCCGCGACCTGGGAGGGCCGGTCGGCGCCCGACGTGCTGCTGTCGGGCCACCACGCGAAGGTGGCGGCCTGGCGGCGCGAGCAGTCGCTGCGGCGCACCGCCGCGCGGCGCCCCGACCTGCTGGAGCGGCTCGACGCCGCCCAGCTGACGCGCGCCGACCGCGCCGTCCTGGCGGACCTGGGCTGGGAGAGCGGCGACGACGGGGTGCGCCGCACCTCCTGA
- the rplS gene encoding 50S ribosomal protein L19, with protein sequence MHTFDALDAASLRSDLPSFGPGDTIKVNVKVVEGSRSRIQVFQGAVIRRSGGGVRETFTARKVSFGVGVERTFPLHSPAIDSIEVVTRGDVRRAKLYYLRDLRGKAAKIKEKRDVRPA encoded by the coding sequence GTGCACACCTTCGACGCTCTCGACGCCGCGTCGCTCCGCAGCGACCTGCCGTCCTTCGGCCCTGGCGACACCATCAAGGTCAACGTCAAGGTCGTCGAGGGCAGCCGCTCCCGCATCCAGGTCTTCCAGGGCGCGGTCATCCGCCGCTCCGGCGGCGGCGTCCGCGAGACCTTCACCGCCCGCAAGGTCAGCTTCGGCGTGGGCGTGGAGCGCACCTTCCCGCTGCACTCCCCGGCGATCGACTCCATCGAGGTCGTGACCCGCGGTGACGTGCGCCGCGCCAAGCTGTACTACCTGCGCGACCTGCGCGGAAAGGCCGCCAAGATCAAGGAGAAGCGGGACGTCCGTCCCGCCTGA
- the lepB gene encoding signal peptidase I yields MVDQQARHESPPPDGPGRRSRERGPLAGLLAALREAVVVVVAALVLSLLVKTFLVQAFYIPSESMEDTLLVGDRVLVSQLTPGPVALQRGDVVVFEDPGGWLQPQPEPDRGPVGNAVVDVLTFVGVLPSNSGQHLIKRVIGLPGDHVVCCDAQGLTTVNGVAIHEDFLKPGSVSSEKSFDVTVPPNSLWVEGDNRQNSGDSRYHPGSPGGGAVPVDDVVGRAVVIVWPLDRLTWLGRHAEAFAGVPAASSGG; encoded by the coding sequence GTGGTTGACCAGCAGGCGCGGCACGAGTCCCCGCCACCGGACGGCCCCGGCCGCCGCTCGCGCGAGCGCGGTCCGCTCGCCGGCCTCCTCGCGGCCCTGCGCGAGGCCGTCGTCGTGGTGGTCGCGGCGCTCGTGCTGTCGCTGCTCGTCAAGACCTTCCTCGTGCAGGCGTTCTACATCCCGTCGGAGTCGATGGAGGACACCCTGCTCGTGGGGGACCGCGTGCTGGTCAGCCAGCTGACGCCGGGCCCGGTCGCGCTCCAGCGCGGGGACGTGGTGGTCTTCGAGGACCCGGGCGGCTGGCTGCAGCCGCAGCCCGAGCCCGACCGGGGCCCCGTCGGCAACGCCGTCGTCGACGTGCTCACCTTCGTGGGGGTGCTCCCCTCCAACTCCGGCCAGCACCTCATCAAGCGCGTCATCGGGCTGCCGGGCGACCACGTGGTCTGCTGCGACGCGCAGGGCCTGACCACCGTCAACGGCGTCGCGATCCACGAGGACTTCCTCAAGCCCGGGTCGGTCTCCAGCGAGAAGTCCTTCGACGTCACCGTCCCGCCGAACAGCCTGTGGGTGGAGGGCGACAACCGGCAGAACTCCGGTGACTCCCGCTACCACCCCGGCTCGCCCGGCGGCGGCGCCGTGCCGGTCGACGACGTCGTGGGGCGGGCCGTCGTCATCGTCTGGCCGCTCGACAGGCTCACCTGGCTGGGCCGGCACGCCGAGGCGTTCGCGGGCGTCCCGGCCGCCTCCAGCGGTGGCTGA